In Arthrobacter sp. CDRTa11, one DNA window encodes the following:
- a CDS encoding aldehyde dehydrogenase family protein, whose protein sequence is MSSPTVAEARPKTTEESAYRRARFANLPGGAFFEGQWQTADLTLEVRDPEDGVLLGRVCTSTPEDVERAIAHIHRHLEAEEWPLRARRQALEKAVLLLAEQAERFANIIASESSKTITEAEREVRRCGETLRLSAAASGELAGETLGFEDSMAGAGKIGWYSRKPVGIVAAITPFNDPLNLVAHKLGPALIGGNGVLLKPSTRTPLTGLAFVQLLLEAGVPAGRIAAIVTGPGVSEAVVTDPGVDLISFTGGPATAERIAAAAGAKKILSELGGNNATIICADADAQAAAKAVVAGAFGVAGQNCLSVQRVYVHTSLFEEVLELVTAGTRTLRTGPKLDRGTDVGPLISEAEARRVEEWVDEATAAGATIHAGGTRRGAYYQPTVLTDVPSDARVIRDEVFGPVVSILPFIEVRDAVFAANNTEFGLQAGVFTQSIDLALAIAEKLHVGAVVINETSDVRIDSMPFGGFKKSGVGREGVSHAVREMTEPKNTIINLGESQARWQVLGGLTERTTS, encoded by the coding sequence ATGTCATCACCAACTGTCGCTGAAGCGCGCCCAAAAACTACAGAGGAATCTGCGTACAGGCGTGCACGATTTGCCAACCTTCCCGGGGGAGCTTTTTTCGAAGGGCAGTGGCAGACCGCTGATCTGACCCTGGAGGTGCGGGATCCTGAGGACGGTGTCCTGCTCGGCCGGGTATGCACTTCCACTCCAGAGGACGTGGAGCGTGCCATCGCCCACATCCACCGTCACCTTGAGGCGGAGGAGTGGCCGTTGCGTGCCCGCCGGCAGGCGCTGGAAAAGGCTGTGCTGCTTTTGGCGGAGCAGGCTGAGCGGTTCGCGAACATTATCGCGTCCGAGAGCAGCAAGACCATCACCGAGGCCGAGCGCGAGGTGCGCCGCTGCGGCGAGACCCTGCGGCTGTCCGCGGCGGCATCCGGGGAGCTGGCGGGGGAGACCCTGGGGTTTGAGGACAGCATGGCCGGTGCGGGCAAGATTGGCTGGTACAGCCGGAAGCCGGTGGGGATCGTGGCGGCGATCACCCCGTTCAATGACCCGCTGAACCTGGTGGCGCATAAACTGGGCCCGGCACTGATCGGCGGCAACGGGGTGCTGCTCAAGCCCTCCACCCGGACGCCGCTGACCGGGCTGGCCTTTGTCCAGCTGCTGCTGGAAGCCGGTGTCCCGGCGGGCCGGATCGCGGCGATCGTGACCGGGCCCGGCGTGTCCGAGGCCGTGGTCACGGACCCCGGTGTTGACCTGATTTCCTTCACCGGCGGCCCCGCCACGGCAGAGCGGATCGCCGCGGCGGCCGGGGCGAAGAAGATCCTGTCCGAACTCGGCGGGAACAACGCCACGATCATCTGCGCGGACGCGGACGCGCAGGCCGCGGCGAAGGCCGTCGTGGCCGGCGCCTTCGGGGTGGCCGGGCAGAACTGCCTGTCGGTCCAGCGGGTCTACGTCCACACCTCGCTGTTTGAGGAGGTCCTGGAGCTCGTCACCGCCGGGACCAGGACGCTGCGGACCGGGCCGAAGCTTGACCGGGGAACCGACGTGGGCCCGCTGATCTCCGAGGCCGAGGCCCGCCGGGTGGAGGAATGGGTGGACGAAGCCACAGCGGCGGGCGCCACCATCCACGCCGGCGGCACCCGCCGGGGCGCCTACTACCAACCCACGGTGCTCACCGATGTGCCCTCGGACGCCCGGGTGATCCGGGACGAGGTCTTCGGCCCGGTGGTCAGCATCCTGCCGTTCATCGAGGTCCGCGACGCCGTATTCGCGGCCAACAACACCGAGTTCGGCCTCCAGGCCGGCGTCTTCACCCAGTCCATCGACCTGGCCCTGGCCATCGCGGAGAAACTGCACGTGGGCGCCGTGGTCATCAACGAGACCAGCGACGTCCGGATCGACTCCATGCCCTTTGGCGGGTTCAAGAAATCCGGCGTCGGCCGCGAAGGCGTCAGCCACGCGGTCCGCGAAATGACCGAACCCAAAAACACCATCATCAACCTCGGCGAGTCACAGGCCCGCTGGCAGGTCCTGGGCGGCCTGACCGAACGGACAACCTCATGA
- a CDS encoding carboxylate-amine ligase, with product MRSFGVEEEFLLVDARTGTHAPVAESIVDKPGADAAVRAGKRPGTGGPKERPLHNSLTGEVQREQVEAVSAPFEDRDQLAAALRAGREEADRQALGVGARIVPLGTSPLRVLPHRASQPRYRAMEERFGLILREQLMCGFHVHVSVASPEEGVAALDRIRIWLPVLIALSANSPFWQGQGTGYASFRYQVWRRWPTAGPTEIFGSASAYEELVQMLLSCDVLLDGAMIYFDARLSASYPTVEVRVPDVCTEPDHAVALAAITRALVETAARDWSKGVPPPHVPAEMLRLASWRASRFGLSGDLIHPVDNRPRPARECVEALLSHTGDALSDAGDLTFVVDTVASILAEGNGADRQMAVFSRTGNLHDVIVDAMNTPNLRPSPAERRYPVGLNREGT from the coding sequence ATGCGAAGCTTCGGGGTGGAGGAAGAATTCCTCCTCGTTGACGCCCGGACGGGAACCCATGCCCCGGTAGCTGAATCAATCGTGGACAAACCCGGCGCGGACGCAGCGGTCCGCGCCGGGAAACGTCCAGGTACCGGAGGCCCCAAAGAACGGCCGCTGCACAACAGCCTGACCGGCGAGGTTCAACGCGAGCAGGTGGAAGCCGTATCCGCGCCCTTCGAGGATCGGGACCAACTGGCTGCAGCCCTCCGGGCAGGGCGGGAAGAGGCTGACCGCCAGGCCTTGGGGGTTGGCGCACGGATCGTACCCCTCGGAACCTCTCCTCTACGCGTTCTCCCGCACCGGGCAAGCCAGCCCAGGTACCGCGCCATGGAAGAGCGGTTCGGCCTGATCCTTCGGGAACAGCTGATGTGCGGCTTCCACGTTCACGTTTCAGTGGCCTCGCCCGAGGAAGGAGTGGCCGCACTTGACCGGATCAGGATATGGCTGCCTGTGCTGATCGCGCTTTCTGCCAATTCTCCGTTCTGGCAGGGGCAGGGCACCGGCTACGCCAGCTTCCGCTACCAGGTGTGGCGGCGGTGGCCAACGGCCGGACCTACCGAGATTTTCGGTTCGGCCTCGGCCTACGAAGAACTGGTTCAGATGTTGCTCTCCTGCGACGTGCTGCTGGATGGCGCCATGATCTACTTTGACGCGCGCCTGTCAGCCAGCTATCCCACCGTGGAAGTACGCGTGCCGGACGTCTGTACGGAGCCTGACCACGCCGTCGCCCTGGCAGCGATCACCCGCGCGCTGGTTGAAACGGCGGCGAGGGACTGGTCCAAGGGGGTGCCGCCGCCTCACGTTCCGGCCGAGATGCTCCGGCTGGCGTCGTGGCGCGCCAGCCGTTTTGGACTCAGCGGCGATCTGATCCATCCCGTCGACAACCGACCGCGTCCTGCCCGGGAGTGCGTGGAAGCGCTGCTTTCCCACACGGGGGACGCCCTGTCCGACGCCGGTGACCTTACGTTCGTCGTGGACACGGTTGCCAGTATCCTCGCCGAAGGCAACGGGGCAGACCGGCAGATGGCAGTTTTCAGCCGAACAGGCAATCTCCACGACGTCATCGTGGATGCCATGAACACCCCAAACCTGCGCCCTTCGCCAGCGGAGCGGCGTTATCCCGTCGGACTGAATCGTGAGGGGACCTGA
- a CDS encoding haloacid dehalogenase type II — translation MADTNLRPKYISFDIYGTLINFDIDPTTRRLLDGRISEEQWPAFKKQFRGYRFDEVCGDYKDYEAILQDSFDRVCKRWGIGPTEGAGAAFAEAVRGWVAHEDVPAPLKLMGDNYKLVALSNADDSFLDISIPKLGADFHAVFTAEQAQAYKPRYQAFEYMLDTLNASPEDFLHISSHTRYDIHPMHDMGFRNLWLLDRGYDPIGPGYDLTTAKSLDEINKYLGL, via the coding sequence ATGGCAGACACGAACCTCCGGCCGAAGTACATATCTTTTGATATCTACGGCACCCTCATCAACTTCGACATTGATCCCACCACGCGCCGGCTGCTCGACGGCCGCATCTCCGAAGAGCAGTGGCCTGCCTTCAAGAAGCAGTTCCGCGGGTACCGTTTCGACGAGGTCTGCGGCGACTACAAGGACTACGAAGCGATCCTCCAGGATTCCTTTGACCGCGTGTGCAAGCGCTGGGGCATCGGGCCGACCGAAGGCGCCGGCGCAGCGTTCGCCGAAGCTGTGCGCGGCTGGGTTGCGCACGAGGACGTGCCGGCTCCGCTGAAGCTCATGGGCGACAACTACAAGCTGGTGGCTCTGTCCAACGCAGACGACAGCTTCCTGGACATCAGCATTCCCAAGCTCGGTGCTGACTTCCACGCCGTGTTCACTGCTGAGCAGGCCCAGGCCTACAAGCCGCGCTACCAGGCCTTCGAGTACATGCTCGATACCCTGAACGCTTCGCCGGAGGACTTCCTGCACATCTCCTCGCACACCCGCTACGACATTCACCCGATGCACGACATGGGCTTCCGGAACCTCTGGCTGCTGGACCGTGGCTATGACCCCATCGGCCCGGGCTACGACCTCACCACCGCTAAGTCCCTGGACGAGATCAACAAGTACCTCGGTCTTTAA
- a CDS encoding glycogen debranching N-terminal domain-containing protein, which produces MAGWNADTAAGPIGAGTVTLVEGSSFCISLQNGDIHAEFPHGVFYLDTRILSGWCLTVNGMALEPLAAETKEPYRALLAGRVPRADGYADSPLIVERLREVGAGIQEQVTVRNYSPVPAECLISLTVGADFADLFEVKEARIQRRWDETRHVDGDTLAIRSSWQDIQKGILVQAPGAEVTTGALTYRVSVAPHGQWSTVLTVVPSNDAASPPPPSFVHTEADGLSPRDLRRREWVAKIPVLRLENHSLERTLRRSYDDLGALRIEDPNHPERVVVAAGAPWFMTLFGRDSLWASEMAMPVDPSLALGTLQTLADRQGRVVDPMSEEEPGKILHEVRLDVSSGLSLGGKSVYYGSVDATPLFVVVLGSVSRWGFAKDTIAALLPHADRALEWIRKYGDKDGDGFVEYERLNPQGLINQGWKDSWDGINFADGRMAEAPIALCEVQAYVYDAYMSRSWLAYDSGDIALAEELRDRAKQLKKQFNEQFWLPDRGYYAIALDKDKRPVDACASNMGHCLWTGLVDEDKAPQVVERLMSPEMFSGWGIRTLASDMGAYNPASYHNGSVWPHDNAVIHAGLVRYGFVAEAQRISTALLEAAEFSGGRLPELFCGFSRDQFAEPVPYPTACSPQAWAATTPILLVTSLMRYDAHVSRGGMWMDPVLPESYGTLHISNAPMAGGRITIDIVDSVPSVHGLPEGMEFHQGHRPWLTELVEEAGRHQNPTLRGQSVSGPKQ; this is translated from the coding sequence ATGGCTGGATGGAATGCTGATACTGCGGCGGGCCCCATTGGGGCCGGGACGGTCACCTTGGTGGAGGGATCGTCCTTCTGCATCTCGCTGCAGAACGGGGACATCCATGCTGAGTTTCCCCATGGAGTCTTTTACCTTGACACCCGCATCCTGTCGGGCTGGTGCTTGACGGTAAACGGCATGGCGCTTGAGCCGTTGGCTGCGGAGACGAAGGAACCTTACAGGGCCCTGCTGGCCGGGCGCGTTCCGCGGGCCGATGGATACGCCGACAGCCCCCTGATTGTGGAGCGGCTGCGGGAGGTTGGTGCGGGTATCCAGGAACAGGTGACGGTTCGCAATTATTCGCCGGTCCCTGCGGAATGCCTGATTTCACTGACGGTTGGGGCGGATTTCGCGGACCTTTTTGAGGTGAAGGAAGCCCGGATCCAGCGGCGGTGGGACGAGACGCGGCACGTGGACGGCGACACTTTGGCCATCCGGTCCAGCTGGCAGGACATCCAGAAAGGCATCCTGGTCCAGGCGCCCGGGGCAGAAGTGACCACTGGAGCCCTGACGTACCGGGTGTCCGTCGCCCCGCATGGCCAGTGGAGTACTGTCCTGACAGTGGTTCCCAGCAATGACGCTGCAAGTCCTCCGCCGCCGTCGTTCGTCCATACTGAAGCGGATGGGTTGTCCCCCCGGGACCTGCGCCGGCGCGAGTGGGTGGCGAAGATTCCAGTGCTGCGGCTGGAAAACCATTCCCTCGAACGGACTCTGCGGCGCAGCTACGACGATCTGGGCGCCCTGCGGATCGAGGACCCTAACCATCCCGAACGGGTGGTGGTGGCCGCCGGTGCGCCGTGGTTCATGACATTGTTTGGCCGGGACTCCCTGTGGGCTTCGGAAATGGCCATGCCCGTTGACCCCTCCCTTGCCCTTGGCACCTTGCAGACGCTGGCGGACCGGCAGGGCAGGGTGGTGGACCCGATGAGCGAGGAGGAACCGGGCAAGATCCTGCACGAGGTCAGGCTGGACGTCTCCAGCGGCCTTTCCCTGGGCGGAAAATCCGTCTACTACGGAAGCGTGGATGCCACTCCGCTGTTTGTGGTGGTTCTTGGCTCGGTCAGCCGGTGGGGATTCGCCAAGGACACCATTGCGGCCCTGCTCCCCCACGCCGACCGGGCCTTGGAATGGATCCGCAAGTATGGGGACAAGGACGGGGACGGGTTTGTCGAATACGAGCGGCTCAACCCCCAAGGGCTGATCAACCAGGGCTGGAAGGACTCCTGGGACGGCATCAACTTCGCGGACGGCCGCATGGCCGAGGCTCCCATCGCCCTCTGCGAAGTTCAGGCGTACGTTTACGACGCGTATATGTCCCGCTCGTGGCTTGCCTACGATTCCGGTGACATTGCCTTGGCGGAGGAACTCCGGGACCGCGCGAAGCAACTCAAAAAACAGTTCAATGAGCAGTTCTGGCTTCCTGACCGCGGCTATTACGCCATCGCCCTGGACAAGGACAAGCGTCCCGTCGATGCCTGCGCATCAAATATGGGGCACTGCCTCTGGACGGGCCTGGTGGACGAGGACAAGGCGCCGCAGGTGGTGGAGCGCCTAATGTCCCCGGAGATGTTCAGCGGCTGGGGCATACGGACCCTGGCAAGCGACATGGGTGCCTACAACCCGGCGAGCTACCACAACGGGTCCGTCTGGCCGCACGACAATGCGGTTATTCACGCCGGGCTCGTACGCTACGGATTTGTGGCCGAAGCGCAAAGGATTTCGACGGCGTTGCTGGAGGCTGCGGAGTTTTCCGGCGGCCGGCTGCCGGAGCTGTTTTGCGGATTCAGCCGGGACCAGTTCGCCGAGCCTGTTCCTTATCCGACGGCCTGCTCGCCACAGGCCTGGGCGGCAACGACGCCAATTCTGCTGGTGACAAGTTTGATGCGGTATGACGCGCATGTTTCCCGTGGCGGCATGTGGATGGACCCCGTTCTGCCGGAGTCCTACGGCACCCTGCACATCAGCAATGCCCCCATGGCAGGTGGCCGCATCACCATCGATATTGTCGACTCAGTACCGAGCGTCCACGGGCTGCCCGAAGGGATGGAATTCCACCAGGGACACCGGCCGTGGCTGACAGAGCTCGTGGAGGAAGCCGGCCGACACCAAAACCCCACGCTCCGGGGTCAGTCTGTTTCCGGCCCTAAGCAGTAG
- a CDS encoding tartrate dehydrogenase — MSTDASSHSIAVIAGDGIGQEVVPAAIECLERIASIHGLNLEFTHFDWGSDYYLRHGRMMPKDGIDQLARHDAVFLGAVGSPEVPDTESLWGLLIPIRREFQQYINLRPVKTLDGVASPLASDKRIDILIVRENNEGEYSEVGGRMYRGLPHESAVQETIFTRLGVSRAARYAASLAASRTGRLTSATKSNGIVHTMPFWDEVVEETVAEYPGVTVTHELVDALAAHLVLKPWTLDVIVASNLFGDILSDLGSSVTGSIGLAPSANLNPEGHFPSLFEPVHGSAPDIAGKNLANPVGQIWSGAMMLEHLGHAEAAAHLQAAFNSALRDGHGTRDIGGTSSTTEFTAAVLTAINALAPVPA; from the coding sequence ATGAGCACAGACGCAAGCAGCCACAGCATCGCGGTGATCGCCGGGGACGGCATCGGCCAGGAAGTGGTCCCGGCAGCTATCGAATGCCTGGAGCGGATCGCCTCGATTCACGGCCTGAACCTGGAGTTCACCCACTTTGACTGGGGCTCTGACTACTACCTGCGGCACGGCCGGATGATGCCGAAGGACGGCATCGACCAGCTCGCCCGGCACGACGCGGTGTTCTTGGGCGCGGTGGGCTCACCCGAGGTCCCGGACACCGAATCATTGTGGGGGCTGCTGATCCCCATCCGCCGCGAATTCCAGCAGTACATCAACCTCCGCCCGGTCAAAACGCTCGACGGCGTGGCCTCACCGCTCGCCTCGGACAAACGGATCGACATCCTGATCGTGCGGGAAAACAACGAGGGTGAATACTCCGAGGTGGGCGGGCGCATGTACCGTGGCCTGCCGCACGAGAGCGCGGTCCAGGAAACCATTTTCACCCGCCTGGGCGTCTCCCGCGCCGCCCGCTACGCTGCTTCCCTGGCTGCGTCCCGCACGGGCAGGCTGACGTCAGCGACCAAGAGCAACGGCATCGTGCACACCATGCCGTTCTGGGACGAAGTGGTCGAAGAAACCGTGGCTGAGTATCCGGGTGTGACTGTGACCCACGAACTGGTGGACGCCCTGGCCGCGCACCTGGTCCTGAAGCCCTGGACCCTGGACGTCATCGTCGCCTCCAACCTCTTCGGAGACATCCTCTCGGACCTGGGCAGCTCCGTGACAGGTTCCATCGGCCTGGCGCCGAGCGCGAACCTGAACCCGGAAGGCCACTTCCCCTCCCTGTTCGAACCGGTCCACGGCTCGGCCCCGGACATCGCGGGCAAGAACCTGGCGAACCCGGTGGGGCAGATCTGGTCCGGTGCGATGATGCTGGAGCACCTCGGGCACGCCGAAGCCGCCGCGCACCTGCAGGCCGCGTTCAACTCCGCGCTGCGCGATGGTCACGGCACCCGCGACATCGGCGGGACCTCGTCCACGACCGAATTCACCGCCGCCGTCCTGACCGCGATCAACGCCCTGGCCCCGGTCCCGGCATGA
- a CDS encoding NAD(P)/FAD-dependent oxidoreductase, translating into MKLIPYWLDTAEASGDYRQTPVPENVDVAIIGAGFTGLSAALEFAKQGASVAVFERHTVGWGASGRNGGMATTGLAISFSTAVKRYGETRAVEMFQEYNDAIETIEKLVHDNGIDCDYKRFGKLSLAFHKSHYEGFLRSQEKLAKLANHHVTVIPKSEIHSEIGTDFYQGAMVDPLGAGLHVGKFVHGLAEVAVAAGADICENAAVTELKKVSGTVHDVHTTRGITRAKQVLVATSGYTGNVTPWLQRRVIPVGSFIIVTDPLPEDVVNRILPNRRQASDSKMLTYYFRITPDNRLLFGGRARFALSSPDSDVKSAEILRKAMLELFPYLSNAKVDYIWGGLVDLSMDQMVHAGQHDGLFYSLCYSGHGVQMAAHMGKRMAHYMAGDKSANVWEDLKNPPVPGHFGPPWFLPFIGAAAKIIDRVK; encoded by the coding sequence GTGAAACTCATTCCTTACTGGCTGGACACAGCCGAAGCATCCGGAGACTACCGGCAGACGCCGGTACCGGAAAATGTCGATGTGGCGATCATCGGCGCCGGATTTACCGGGCTGTCCGCGGCCCTTGAATTCGCCAAGCAGGGCGCCAGCGTTGCCGTTTTCGAACGCCACACCGTGGGGTGGGGCGCATCGGGCCGCAACGGGGGAATGGCGACTACCGGGTTGGCCATCAGCTTCAGCACCGCGGTCAAGCGGTATGGGGAAACCCGCGCGGTGGAGATGTTCCAGGAATACAACGACGCCATCGAGACCATCGAGAAGCTGGTCCATGACAACGGCATCGACTGCGACTACAAGCGCTTCGGGAAGCTCTCGCTGGCGTTCCACAAGTCCCACTATGAGGGCTTCCTGAGGTCGCAGGAGAAGCTGGCCAAGCTGGCTAACCACCATGTCACCGTTATCCCCAAGTCCGAGATCCACAGCGAAATCGGCACGGACTTCTACCAGGGCGCGATGGTTGACCCGCTTGGGGCCGGCCTGCACGTTGGCAAGTTTGTCCACGGCCTGGCCGAAGTGGCTGTTGCCGCCGGAGCGGATATCTGTGAAAACGCTGCGGTAACCGAACTGAAGAAGGTTTCCGGCACTGTGCACGACGTGCACACCACCCGGGGCATCACCAGGGCCAAGCAGGTCCTGGTGGCCACCAGCGGTTACACCGGCAACGTCACCCCGTGGCTGCAGCGCCGGGTGATCCCGGTGGGCAGCTTCATCATTGTCACTGACCCGCTGCCCGAGGACGTGGTCAACCGTATCCTGCCCAACCGCCGCCAGGCGTCGGACAGCAAGATGCTGACCTACTACTTCCGCATCACCCCGGATAACAGGCTGCTGTTCGGCGGCCGGGCCCGTTTCGCGCTGTCCAGCCCGGACTCGGACGTTAAGAGCGCCGAGATCCTCCGCAAGGCAATGCTCGAGCTCTTCCCTTACCTCTCCAACGCCAAGGTGGACTACATCTGGGGCGGCCTGGTGGACCTCTCCATGGACCAGATGGTTCATGCGGGGCAGCACGACGGCCTCTTCTATTCCCTCTGCTACAGCGGACACGGCGTGCAGATGGCTGCCCACATGGGTAAGCGGATGGCTCACTACATGGCCGGCGACAAGAGCGCCAACGTGTGGGAAGACCTGAAGAACCCGCCCGTTCCAGGCCACTTCGGTCCGCCCTGGTTCCTGCCCTTCATCGGCGCAGCTGCAAAAATCATCGACCGAGTCAAGTAG
- a CDS encoding zinc-dependent alcohol dehydrogenase: MRAMVYRGPYKVRVEEKEIPRIEHPNDAIVRVSLAAICGSDLHLYHGMIPDTRVGTTFGHEFVGVVHEVGPSVENVKPGDRVMVPFNVYCGSCYFCSRGLYSNCHNVNPNATAIGGIYGYSHTCGGYDGGQSEFVRVPFADVGPAPIPDWMDEEDAVLLTDALATGYFGAQLGDITEGDTVVVFGAGPVGLFAAKSSWLMGAGRVIVIDHLEYRLEKARTFAHAETYNYADYQDIVVHLKKITDYFGADVAIDAVGAEADGNFLQHVTGTKLKLQGGSPVALNWAIDSVRKDGTVAVVGAYGPVFSAVKFGDAVNKGLTLRMNQCPVKRQWPRLFEHIRNGYLKPSDIVTHRIPLEDIAEGYHIFSAKLDNCIKPLILPTAS; this comes from the coding sequence ATGCGCGCAATGGTGTACCGCGGACCATATAAGGTCCGGGTCGAAGAAAAGGAAATACCCAGGATTGAGCATCCCAACGACGCGATTGTCCGTGTCTCGCTCGCCGCAATCTGTGGTTCGGACCTGCACCTGTATCACGGCATGATTCCGGACACCCGCGTGGGCACCACCTTTGGACACGAGTTCGTCGGCGTCGTCCATGAAGTGGGGCCATCCGTGGAGAACGTCAAGCCCGGTGACCGGGTCATGGTGCCGTTCAATGTGTATTGCGGCTCCTGCTACTTCTGTTCCCGGGGCCTGTATTCGAACTGCCACAACGTCAACCCCAACGCCACCGCGATCGGCGGGATCTACGGCTATTCGCATACCTGCGGCGGATACGACGGCGGGCAGTCCGAATTCGTGCGGGTCCCCTTTGCGGACGTGGGACCCGCACCGATCCCCGACTGGATGGACGAGGAAGACGCAGTCCTCCTCACCGACGCCCTGGCCACCGGCTACTTCGGGGCGCAGCTCGGGGACATTACCGAAGGTGACACCGTGGTGGTATTCGGTGCCGGCCCAGTTGGCCTTTTTGCTGCCAAATCTTCCTGGCTGATGGGGGCAGGCCGGGTCATCGTCATCGACCACCTTGAGTACCGGCTGGAGAAAGCGCGAACCTTTGCACACGCCGAGACGTACAACTATGCCGACTACCAGGACATTGTGGTGCACCTGAAGAAGATCACGGACTATTTTGGTGCAGACGTGGCCATCGACGCCGTGGGCGCCGAGGCTGACGGCAATTTCCTGCAGCACGTCACAGGAACAAAACTGAAGCTGCAGGGCGGATCCCCGGTGGCACTGAACTGGGCCATTGACTCGGTCCGCAAGGACGGCACAGTAGCTGTCGTTGGTGCGTACGGGCCGGTGTTCAGCGCCGTGAAATTCGGTGATGCCGTCAACAAGGGGCTGACACTGCGCATGAACCAGTGCCCGGTGAAGCGCCAATGGCCACGGCTTTTCGAGCACATCCGCAACGGCTACCTCAAGCCCAGTGACATCGTCACCCACCGCATACCGCTTGAGGACATAGCGGAGGGTTACCACATCTTCTCGGCGAAGCTGGATAACTGCATCAAGCCGCTGATCCTGCCCACGGCCAGCTGA
- a CDS encoding D-2-hydroxyacid dehydrogenase, giving the protein MRTGAPAPKRPVVAALYREALPPRLAEVEELADVRLTKADGLAEALDGADVLYQWHSFSPALRENWGAASSLEWIHVTAAGVSQLLFEELIRSNVVYTNSRGVLSTAIAEFALGFVLDMAKDSQGSFRLQQEQRWQHRTTCKIQGQTALVVGTGSIGREIARLFRAVGMDVDGAGRTARPGDTAFDRIHSSQDLATVVHDYDYVVLAAPLTADTQNLVGANVLNAMKPSARLINVGRGQLVETAALTEAVTSGSIAGAALDVVDPEPLPAGHPLWSMENVIITPHMCGDTENYLDDLGKLFVDNLKRYRNGEPLENIVDKELGFVPATAA; this is encoded by the coding sequence ATGAGGACCGGCGCCCCAGCACCCAAGCGGCCCGTCGTCGCCGCCCTTTACCGGGAGGCGCTTCCGCCCCGGCTGGCAGAGGTCGAGGAGCTCGCGGACGTCCGGCTGACCAAGGCAGATGGCCTGGCGGAGGCGCTGGACGGAGCCGACGTGCTCTACCAGTGGCATTCGTTCTCGCCGGCGCTGCGGGAGAACTGGGGCGCCGCGTCCAGCCTGGAATGGATCCATGTCACGGCCGCGGGCGTCAGCCAGCTGCTGTTCGAGGAACTGATCCGCAGCAACGTTGTTTACACCAACTCCCGCGGCGTGCTCAGCACCGCCATCGCCGAGTTCGCGCTCGGCTTTGTCCTGGACATGGCCAAGGATTCCCAGGGCTCTTTCCGGTTGCAGCAGGAACAGCGCTGGCAGCACCGGACCACCTGCAAAATCCAGGGCCAAACCGCCCTGGTGGTCGGCACCGGCTCGATCGGCCGGGAAATAGCCCGGCTCTTCCGCGCCGTCGGCATGGACGTGGACGGCGCCGGAAGAACAGCCCGGCCGGGAGACACGGCCTTTGACCGGATCCACTCCTCCCAAGACCTCGCCACAGTGGTGCACGACTACGATTACGTGGTCCTGGCAGCCCCGCTGACCGCCGACACCCAAAACCTGGTCGGCGCTAATGTCCTCAATGCCATGAAACCGTCGGCCCGGCTCATCAACGTGGGCCGCGGCCAACTGGTGGAAACCGCAGCGCTGACGGAGGCCGTGACGTCGGGATCGATTGCGGGTGCTGCCCTGGATGTTGTGGACCCGGAACCACTCCCCGCCGGACACCCGTTGTGGAGCATGGAAAACGTCATCATCACCCCGCACATGTGCGGCGACACCGAGAACTACCTCGATGATCTCGGCAAGCTCTTCGTAGACAACCTCAAGCGCTACCGCAACGGCGAACCACTGGAAAACATCGTGGACAAAGAACTCGGATTCGTCCCCGCAACAGCTGCCTAA